A portion of the Pseudomonas synxantha BG33R genome contains these proteins:
- a CDS encoding amino acid permease, giving the protein MPVGNPLPHGETAQGGPLKRELGERHIRLMALGACIGVGLFLGSAKAIEMAGPAIMLSYIIGGLAILVIMRALGEMAVHNPVAGSFSRYAQDYLGPLAGFLTGWNYWFLWLVTCVAEITAVAVYMGVWFPDTPRWIWALAALISMGTINLIAVKAFGEFEFWFALIKIVTIIAMVIGGVGIIAFGFGNDGVALGISNLWAHGGFMPNGVTGVLMSLQMVMFAYLGVEMIGLTAGEAKNPQKTIPSAIGSVFWRILLFYVGALFVILSIYPWNEIGTQGSPFVMTFERLGIKTAAGIINFVVITAALSSCNGGIFSTGRMLYSLAQNGQAPATFGTTSSNGVPRKALLLSIFVLLLGVLLNYMVPEKVFVWVTSIATFGAIWTWLMILLAQLKFRKSLSPAEAAGLKYRMWLYPVSSYLALAFLVMVVGLMAYFPDTRVALYVGPVFLVVLTVLFYVFRLQPKTVAQGTVRSAS; this is encoded by the coding sequence ATGCCAGTCGGCAACCCACTGCCCCATGGCGAGACCGCTCAAGGCGGCCCGCTCAAACGCGAACTCGGTGAACGGCATATTCGCCTGATGGCCCTTGGCGCCTGTATCGGTGTCGGCCTGTTCCTTGGTTCGGCCAAGGCCATTGAAATGGCCGGCCCGGCGATCATGCTTTCGTACATCATTGGCGGCCTGGCGATCCTGGTGATCATGCGCGCCCTCGGCGAAATGGCGGTGCACAACCCTGTCGCCGGCTCGTTCAGCCGTTACGCCCAAGACTATCTCGGCCCCTTGGCGGGCTTTCTCACCGGCTGGAACTATTGGTTCCTGTGGCTGGTGACCTGCGTGGCGGAAATCACCGCCGTGGCCGTGTACATGGGCGTCTGGTTCCCCGACACCCCACGCTGGATCTGGGCCCTGGCGGCGTTGATCAGCATGGGCACAATCAACCTGATCGCGGTCAAGGCGTTCGGTGAGTTCGAGTTCTGGTTCGCGCTGATCAAGATCGTCACGATCATTGCCATGGTGATCGGCGGCGTCGGTATCATCGCGTTTGGTTTTGGCAATGACGGCGTGGCGCTGGGCATTTCCAACCTGTGGGCCCACGGCGGCTTTATGCCCAATGGCGTCACGGGAGTGTTGATGTCCTTGCAGATGGTGATGTTCGCCTACCTGGGCGTGGAGATGATCGGCCTGACCGCTGGTGAAGCGAAGAACCCGCAGAAGACCATTCCCAGTGCCATCGGCTCGGTGTTCTGGCGCATCCTGCTCTTCTACGTGGGGGCGTTGTTTGTGATCCTGTCGATCTACCCATGGAATGAAATCGGCACCCAGGGCAGCCCATTCGTGATGACCTTCGAGCGTCTGGGCATCAAGACCGCGGCGGGCATCATCAACTTCGTGGTGATCACCGCTGCGCTGTCGTCCTGCAACGGCGGGATCTTCAGCACCGGGCGTATGCTCTACAGCCTGGCGCAGAACGGCCAGGCACCTGCCACCTTCGGCACCACGTCGAGCAACGGCGTACCGCGCAAGGCGTTGCTGTTGTCGATCTTCGTACTGTTGCTGGGTGTGCTGCTCAATTACATGGTTCCGGAAAAAGTCTTTGTGTGGGTCACCTCCATTGCCACGTTCGGCGCGATCTGGACCTGGCTGATGATCCTGCTGGCCCAGCTCAAGTTCCGCAAAAGCCTGAGCCCGGCCGAGGCGGCTGGCCTCAAGTACCGCATGTGGTTGTACCCGGTCAGTTCCTACCTGGCGCTGGCGTTCCTGGTGATGGTGGTGGGGCTGATGGCGTACTTCCCCGATACCCGTGTGGCGCTGTATGTGGGCCCGGTGTTCCTGGTGGTCTTGACCGTGCTGTTCTACGTGTTCAGGTTGCAGCCAAAGACCGTCGCTCAAGGGACGGTGCGTTCCGCGTCCTGA